One window from the genome of Equus quagga isolate Etosha38 chromosome 6, UCLA_HA_Equagga_1.0, whole genome shotgun sequence encodes:
- the LOC124240897 gene encoding LOW QUALITY PROTEIN: COP9 signalosome complex subunit 4-like (The sequence of the model RefSeq protein was modified relative to this genomic sequence to represent the inferred CDS: inserted 1 base in 1 codon; substituted 1 base at 1 genomic stop codon) produces the protein MAAAVGQDLAQLMNSSSSHKDLAGKYRQILEKAIQLSGAEQLEALKAFVEAVVNENVSLVISRQLLIDFCTHLPNLPESTAKEIYRFTLEKIQPRVISFEEQVVSIRQHLASIYEKEEDWRNAAQVLVGIPLETGQKEYNVDYKLXTYLKIARLYLEDDDPVQAEAYINRASLLQNESTNEQLQIHYKVCYARVLDYRRKFIEAAQRYSELSYKTIVHESERLEALKHALHCTILASTGQQRSRMLATLFKEERCQQLAVYGILEXMYLDRIIRGNQLQEFAAMLLPHQKATTADGSSILDRAVIEHNLLSASKLYNNITFEELGALLEISAAKAEKIASQMITEGRMNGFIDQIDGIVHFETREALPTWDKQIQSLCFQVNNLLEKISQTAPEWTAQAMEAQMAQ, from the exons ATGGCAGCAGCCGTGGGACAGGATTTGGCTCAGCTCATGAATTCAAGCAGCTCTCATAAAGATCTGGCAGGCAAGTATCGCCAGATCCTGGAAAAAGCCATTCAGTTATCTGGGGCAGAACAATTAGAAGCTTTGAAAGCTTTTGTGGAAGCAGTGGTAAATGAGAATGTCAGCCTTGTGATCTCTCGACAGTTGCTGATTGATTTCTGCACACATCTCCCTAACCTGCCTGAGAGCACAGCCAAAGAAATCTATCGTTTCACCTTGGAGAAGATCCAGCCTAGAGTCATTTCATTTGAGGAGCAGGTTGTTTCCATAAGACAGCATCTTGCATCCATATAtgagaaagaagaagactggAGAAATGCAGCCCAAGTGTTGGTGGGAATTCCTTTGGAAACAGgacaaaaagaatacaatgtaGATTATAAACTGTAGACATACCTGAAGATTGCTAGGCTATATCTGGAGGATGATGATCCCGTCCAGGCAGAGGCTTACATAAATCGAGCATCATTGCTTCAGAATGAATCAACCAACGAACAGTTACAGATACATTATAAGGTATGCTATGCACGTGTTCTTGATTACAGAAGAAAATTCATTGAAGCTGCACAAAGGTACAGTGAGCTCTCTTACAAGACAATAGTGCACGAAAGTGAAAGACTAGAGGCCTTAAAACATGCTTTGCACTGTACCATCTTAGCATCAACAGGACAGCAGCGTTCTCGGATGCTAGCTACTCTTTTTAAGGAGGAAAGGTGCCAGCAACTTGCTGTTTATGGGATCCTAG AAATGTACCTAGATAGGATCATCAGAGGAAATCAACTTCAAGAATTTGCTGCCATGCTGTTGCCTCACCAAAAAGCAACCACAGCTGATGGTTCCAGCATTTTGGACAGAGCTGTTATTGAACACAATTTGTTGTCTGCAagcaaattatataataatattacctTCGAAGAACTTGGAGCTCTTTTAGAGATATCTGCAGCTAAGGCAGAAAAGATAGCATCACAAATGATAACAGAAGGCCGTATGAATGGATTTATCGATCAGATTGATGGAATAGTTCATTTTGAAACACGAGAAGCCCTGCCAACATGGGACAAACAGATCCAGTCACTTTGTTTCCAAGTGAATAACCTTTTGGAGAAAATTAGTCAGACAGCACCAGAATGGACAGCACAAGCCATGGAAGCCCAGATGGCTCAGTGA